TTCAGGGGCGTCGGCAGGTTCAGGACCAGCTGCGCGTCCTTGACCACGTCGAGCCGCATGATGGTCGACGCACCGAGCCCGTCGAGCAACTGGCTCAACGGCCCGCCGTGCCGAATCAGCTCGACGTTGCGCGGCAGCAGGCGCTGCGCGAACGAGAGCATGTTGGTTTGCACCGTCGACTGATGCCATTCGCCGTCGAGGCGGTTGACCATCGTCGTCGTGCCCATGTGCGATTGCGATGGCACAGTGGTCAGCGCCGGCAGCGGCACGCTCAGGCTCAGGTCCGGCCGGCCACCGGGACCGGCGATGCGCGCGCGGGCGGTAGCACCGATGTTCACGTCGATATCGGCGAGCCACTTCGGCAACTGATAGCCGTGTACGCCGCGCACCCGCGCGATTTCCGTCGTGACCGGCAGCGCCAGCACGTGCGCGAAGAAACTGCGGCGCCGCATCGAATCGATCAGCTCCAGCGCAGGCGATCCTTTCGCACCCGGCCGGCGGATCACCACCGCGACGGATACTTCGTCATACGGATCGTTGTCGCACACCGAATATGAAAAGAACGTCAGCGCGACCAGCCCGTAGCCGGGGAGCGCCCGTAGCGGTTCGAGCGGTACTGGCAGCGTGGTCCGCAGGCGTTCGAGCGGCGCAAGAAACAACAGCTGGATGCTGCTGGAGCGGTAATAGAAGTTCGGCGCCCAGGTCGGCCCGACCCGCGAGGCGACCTGACGCTTGGGAATCCGGCGGAAAAAATCGATGTTCCCCGCGGCAGGGTCGCGCGCCACTTCGTCCAGGTCCGGGTTCATCCGGAACCGGTCGTAGTACCCGCCTTCCGGCACGTCGACCGTATGCGGCCCGAACTCGACCTGTGTAAAACGCCTGTCCATGCTCGTCGCCTCTCGTCGGTGATTGACCGTGGCAGGCAACACCCGAAGCCTGCTGATTCACTGCCGTCAGCAAGCACTCTAAGCTTTAAGTCAACTTTAAGGTCAAGGCCCGGAATAGAGGAACGCGTCGGACTTCGTTCGAGCGGCTTTCCGGCGATCGCGGCCGCACCGACGGATCATTTGGCCGTCGTGCGACGCCCCTTGCCGCGGATCGATACGACGCCGTGACCGTGCAGCCGGTCCATCACCCAGCGTGTGCGTTCGGTGCAGTTCAGTTCGGTCGGCCGGTTCCTGATGCTGTCGATCGCGACCAGCAGTTGCGCCTTGTTCTCCTTGAGGCGCTTCTGCATTGCTTCGATCTCGGCGACTTTCCGTTCGAGCGCCGCCACCAGCCCGTCGTGCTCCCAGTTGCCGGCCTTCACCGGCAGCAGATGACGGATCTGCTCGAGCGAAAAACCCGCGCTTTGCGCGCTGGAAATAATCTCGAGCATCCACACGGCGCTCTCGGCGTAGTCGCGATAACCGTTCGTGCTGCGCTCGACGGCCGTGATCAGCCCTTCAGCTTCGTAAAAGCGGATCCGCGATGCCGAAAGACCGCTGAGCTTCGCGAGCTCCCCGATTCTCATACCTGCCTCGCCAGCGTGTTGACATTAAACCTAACTTTAAACCTAGAGTGACTGCATCGCCAAGCCGGACGGACGGCCGATGCCGCCGCGCACGTTGCACGGGCCTGGCGATCGCGGCACACGGAAGGACCGTCACGAATCGATATCGCCCACCGAACAGGAGCAGACATGGGATACGTCACGACGCAAGATGGCGTCGACATCTTCTACAAGGACTGGGGGCCGCGCGACGCCCAGGTGATCTTTTTTCATCACGGCTGGCCGCTCAGCGCCGACGACTGGGACGCGCAGATGCTGTTCTTCCTCGCCCAGGGCT
This genomic interval from Burkholderia cepacia contains the following:
- a CDS encoding acetoacetate decarboxylase family protein, which produces MDRRFTQVEFGPHTVDVPEGGYYDRFRMNPDLDEVARDPAAGNIDFFRRIPKRQVASRVGPTWAPNFYYRSSSIQLLFLAPLERLRTTLPVPLEPLRALPGYGLVALTFFSYSVCDNDPYDEVSVAVVIRRPGAKGSPALELIDSMRRRSFFAHVLALPVTTEIARVRGVHGYQLPKWLADIDVNIGATARARIAGPGGRPDLSLSVPLPALTTVPSQSHMGTTTMVNRLDGEWHQSTVQTNMLSFAQRLLPRNVELIRHGGPLSQLLDGLGASTIMRLDVVKDAQLVLNLPTPLKTFDEPGKPR
- a CDS encoding MerR family transcriptional regulator yields the protein MRIGELAKLSGLSASRIRFYEAEGLITAVERSTNGYRDYAESAVWMLEIISSAQSAGFSLEQIRHLLPVKAGNWEHDGLVAALERKVAEIEAMQKRLKENKAQLLVAIDSIRNRPTELNCTERTRWVMDRLHGHGVVSIRGKGRRTTAK